From the Rhea pennata isolate bPtePen1 chromosome 12, bPtePen1.pri, whole genome shotgun sequence genome, the window GGGGCAGTGGGTGGCCGCGGCCTGGCTGGGGAAACGGCGAGGAGGACGTCCCGAGAGGCACCCTCAGCTGCGCCAGTCCATGGACGCGGGGAGAGAAGGTGTGGAGCTTCTTGGCCCTTGCTGACCTCGCTGTGTCCCTGCGGTGCCAGGCACGGTGACCAGCGGGTGCCCCTCGCCCTCCCTGCGCAAGAACATCGCCATGGGCTACGTGGAGGCTGCGTACAGCCGCGCAGGCACAGTGCTCACCGTGGAGGTGAGGAAGAAGCACCACTCAGCTCTCGTCGCCAAGATGCCCTTCGTGCCCACCCACTACTACGTGGCCAAGTGAGGCCTGGCACCTGGGGAGGGCACCGGCATCCCTGGCGTTATTAAACACCGATGCCCCGTGCCCCTGGCCTCGTCTCCGGTGGCGGTGGGTCCCAAAGCAAGGCACAGCCAGGGAGGGCACAGCGGTTTAATGGCAGTGGGCAATCCGCAGCCAGTCCCGGAGCTCCCTCACTCGCGGTGCGTCTTCACCGGCTCCGCGGCTGGACCTTCCCTGTAGGGAGACGGGGCAGCGGTCAGCGGCACCAGGCTGGGAAGGGCCTGCCGTGGTGGCGAGGGTGAGCGCTAGGGCAAAGCGGGCCAGGCAAAGCCGGGAGGGCACTctcggggccgggcaggggcaggcacaGCCAGGAGGGTGCTCATTGGGCCGGGCGGGGGCAGGCCCGGCCGGGAGGGCGCTGacggggccgggcaggggcaggccCGGCCGGGAGGGCGCtcgccgggccgggcaggggcaggccCGGCCGGGAGGGCGCTGacggggccgggcaggggcaggcacGGCTGGGAGGGTGCTGacggggccgggcaggggcaggccCGGCCGGGAGGGCGCTGacggggccgggcaggggcaggccCGGCCGGGAGGGCGCtcgccgggccgggcaggggcaggccCGGCCGGGAGGGCGCtcgccgggccgggcaggggcaggccCGGCCGGGAGGGCGCtcgccgggccgggcaggggcaggccCGGCCGGGAGGGCGCTGacggggccgggcaggggcaggccCGGCCGGGAGGGCGCtcgccgggccgggcaggggcaggccCGGCCGGGAGGGCGCTGacggggccgggcaggggcaggccCGGCCGGGAGGGCGCtcgccgggccgggcaggggcaggccCGGCCGGGAGGGCGCTGacggggccgggcaggggcaggccCGGCCGGGAGGGCGCtcgccgggccgggcaggggcaggccCGGCCGGGAGGGCGCTGacggggccgggcaggggcaggccCGGCCGGGAGGGCGCtcgccgggccgggcaggggcaggccCGGCCGGGAGGGCGCTGacggggccgggcaggggcaggccCGGCCGGGAGGGCGCtcgccgggccgggcagggcaggCACGGCCGGGGGAGCGCtcgccgggccgggcaggggcaggcacGGCCGGGAGGGCGCTctcggggccgggcaggggcaggcacGGCCGGGGGAGCGCTtgccgggccgggcaggggcaggcacGGCCGGGAGGGCGCTctcggggccgggcaggggcaggcacGGCCGGGGGAGCGCTTtccgggccgggcaggggcaggcacGGCTGGGAGGGTGCTGacggggccgggcaggggcaggcacGGCCGGGGGAGCGCTTtccgggccgggcaggggcaggcacGGCTGGGAGGATGCTGacggggccgggcaggggcaggcacGGCCGGGAGGGCGCTctcggggccgggcaggggcaggcacGGCCGGGAGGGCGCTGacggggccgggcaggggcaccggggcacTCGGCAGTCTGAACCGCGGCAGCCGTGGCTGGGAGGGTGCTTGCTGGCTGAACTGGGCCAGGCATGGCTGGGAGGGCACCGGTCCATGCGGGAAGGGCCGAGCAGGCGCCCCGGGGGGCGAGGAGGAGCGAGCGAGCAGCGCCAGGGGCGTGCGGGGACTcaccgcggcggcgggcaggggcggtcggcggtgccgccgccgccgttgCGTCCGGCTGGGCCTGCGGAGGAGAGGGAGTgagcgcgggggcggccggcggcggcggcggccgtggcGGCGGCGAGGCGACCCCGCAGCaaggccccgcggcgggggccggtACCTGGGCGGTAGCAGAGCGCCGCCACGGCGCCGCCGTAGGCCCGCCACGCCAGGCGGATGCCCAGCAGGCTCAgccccagccacagcagcagcagctggcacagTGCGGCCCGCAAGTCCTGCGCCGCCCACTCGGCCGCCAGCTCCCGGCCCAGCGCGCCCAGCGCCCGCCACGGCGCCtcccagcccgccgccgccgccatcgccgCCGCCTCGGGCTGCGTCGCCGCCGGGCGGAGCGGGGGCGGTGCCGCCGGGGAAGCGCCGCCAtggcgggcgcggagccggccgCCGACGATGAGGGGCTGTACTCCCGGCAGCTGTGGGTAccggcggccgggggcgccggggaccccgggcgccggccccgcctGACGCCCGCCGTCTCCCCCGCAGCTACGTGCTGGGCCGCAGCGCCATGGAGCGGCTGGCGGGCGCCGCGGTGCTGGTGGTGGGGCTGCGGGGCCTGGGGGCCGAGGTGGCCAAGGCCCTGGTGCTGGCTGGCGCCCGCGCTGTTACCCTGCACGATaccgctgccgccggccctGCCGACCGGGCCTCACAGGTACGGCGCGCCACGGCGCAGCGTGGCATGGCTGGGCaccccctctgccccccacccccacccccgggcctgctgcagccctctgcgGCGCCTGACTGCCCCCTTGTTGTCAGGGGTACAGCCCTCGGGGTGCTCCTCTGTCATGGGTGCAGGCCTTGGGGTGCCTACCATCATGGGTATTGCTTGGGGAGCACCCCACTGTCATAGGTATGGCCCACGGGGTGTTCCAAGTCATGGGGGGCAGTCTGGGGAGCACCCTCACCATCATGAGTATGGCCTTTGGGGTGCCCCCAGTCAGGGGTACAGCCCTTAGGGTGCCCCATGGTCAGGGCTTTGGTCTATAGGGTGCTCACCATCATGGGTATGGCCCAGGGAACACCCCACTGTTGTGAGCATGGCCTTTAGGGTGCCCCCAATTACAGGTACAGCCCTTGGGGTGCCCCACTGTCAGGACTACGGCCCATGAGGTGCCCACCTGGTATGGCCCAGGGAGCCCCCAATCATTGTGGGTACAGCCCTTGGGGTGCCTCACTCTCCTGGGTGTGGCCCACAGTGTGTCATGGTTATGGCACTTGGGGTGCCCCCTCATTGTGCTGCAGCTCTTGGGATGCCTCCCCATCATGGGTCTGGCTTGGGGAGCATCCCACTGTCACAACTACAGCCCTGCAGTGCCCCACCATCATGGGTATGGGCCTGGGGTGCCCACTATCACGGGTATGGCCTGGGGAGCATTCCACTGTCATGAGTGTGGCCCTTGGGGTGCCACCCCAGCCCTTAGGGTGCCCACCATCATGAGTATGGCCTGGAGAGAACCTCACTGTCATGGTTATGGCACTTATGGTGCCCCTCCATCATGGTACAGCCCTTGGAGGTGCCCCCATCATGAGTATGACCTGGAGAGCACTCCACCATCACAGGTGCAGCCTACAGGGTGACCACCTGTTCTTCTCATTGGTATGGTCTAGGGTGCCCTGGGGTCATGGGTGTAGCCCACAGGATGCCAGCTGTCTTGGGTAGAGCCCACAGGATGCTTCACCAACATGGATATGGCCCCAGGAGCCCTGCCATCACGGGTACAACCTGTGGGGACCCTCATCCTCATAGCTGCTGTCCAGGGAGTGCCCTGTCATTACATGTACAGTCCACTGGGTGTCCTCATAAGTACAGTCCCCAGCACAAGCTCCTGTCCTCGGGGAGTGTCCTGTTATCATGGGGCAGTTCCTCCAACCTATGTGGATGGCCCCCACTGTGCGTCTGTCCCACAGTTCTTCCTCACGGATAGCAACATGGGCCAGAACCGGGCCGTGGCATCCCAGCGGCACCTCGCAGAGCTGAACTCCCATGTGTTGGTGACAGCCCACACAGAGGAGCTGTCAGAGAACTTCCTCACGTCCTTCCAGGTGAGCAGGCTCTGGTGCTCCAGTACGCTGAGCTGGGAAGAGTGGTCCTTGGCTGGATGCTGTCCCCTGGACTGGGCAGCCTTCAGAAGGGCAGCATCGACCCAAGGCTGCTGTTGTCGCCTCCGAAGCCTTGGCACTTCGCTCCAGCCCTGAGCTGGAGTGGCAGTGGGGGCCACCCACCACCTGCATGGATGCAGACACAGACCTTGATGCAGGTTGTGGTGCTGACTGACTCCCCACTGGAGGAACAACTCCGCATTGGTGACTTCTGCCATGCCAGGGGTATCTGCTTCATTGTGGCTGATGTGAAGGGCCTGGCAGGGTAAGCGCATGATGCCCAGTGTCCCTGTGACTGTCCAGGCCGGGCCCCTGGTGGCCCAGCCCCTGCTGCCTAGGGTGGGCAGGCTGCGGGAAACCTTGCACCCTAAACCATGTGGAGGCAGGAACCATTTGGGTCGCTCTGCTCTGGGCAACAGTGCCTcggagcaggttgctcagggctctGTCCAGTCAAGCCTTGAATGTCTCCGAGAACGGCAGTCCCACAACCTCTCCAGGACTCTGTTTCAGTGTTTCACCACCTTTAAGATGAAGAGTTTTTTCTGTATGTCTAACAGTAATTTCCTGTGTCTGAGCCTGGGCTGTCCTCTCTCGTCCTGCTTCTGTGCAGCTTGgggaagagcctggctctgtcttctctgcacCTTCCCATTAGGCACTCCAGCTGGGCTCACACAtgctgaagagagaggcaggaccctccctcccccccgcagTCTTGCTTGTGCAACCCAGGTTACCATTGGCATCTTTGCAGCAGGGACACACTGCTGGCTTCTGGTCAACTAGTTGTCCCCCAGCTTCTAGCCCTGGTTTGCAAAGTTGCTCCCTAGCCCATGacccccagcctgtcctgctgCCAGCATTATTCCATCCTGGGGGCAGGACATGGCAGCGCactttgaatttcatgaggttcctgtttAACAAACTTGCTGTTGCTCCTATCTCAGGCAACTATTTTGCGATTTTGGGGATCACTTTGTTGTTCATGACCCAACGGATGCTGACCCGGTTCGTGCTTCCGTGCAGCACATCTCCCAGGTAGGAAGCGAACCACAGCAGGCTCCAGCATCCACACTGCCTTTCTGCTCTATTATGTATCCCAAtagctttctgtgttgtgtgtCCATTCCCTAATGTCCCTCTAGCTCCACTGCACTCTCCCAAAATGCTGGCACATCCTTCACCTGATTCAAGTCATCAGGATCAGGGTTTCCTGcgttcatatttctttttctccccaggGCAACCCAGGAATTGTGACGTGTGCAGCAGGAGAAGATGGCCGTGGCCACCTTTTCTCTGATGGTGACGTGGTGACATTCTCAGGTGTGGAGGGCATGATTGAGCTGAATGGCCAGCAGCCCTGCCCTGTTCGTGTGCTAGGTGAGCCACCAAGGTAGGACCAGGCAGTGAGGGAGTCCCACTGGACGACGGGCCTGCATGCTGTGCCTTGATCTGGACTGCAGAGATTCTCTTCACCAGGGCTTGATGGGATGTTGCTCTGATCTGCCTGCAGCATTGGAGCTGCAGTCTGATGTCCTTCAGAAATATGGTAGATTCTGAGCTGTGACTGTTTCTCCATTTGCCTGGATATGCTCTTCCCCCTTTCTTGCTCCTTCACAGATGCCTTCCGCCTGGAGATTGGTGACACGAGCTCATTCTCGCCATACTGCTGTGGGGGCCTGGTTTTGCAGGTGCATCTGCCCCAAGAGCACTCATATGTAAGTCTGCCCTTGACCTCATGGTGCTGCAAGCCTGGGTCACACTTGGACCAGGTGTGTGGACAAGCCACTGCAAGGGAGATGCAAGCCCAAGGGGCTGTGGCAGTCTGGTGCTTCTGGAGAGGTATCTTGTGCTCAAGCACTTGGGACACTGCTTACAGGAGCCCCTGCGTACAGCCCTGGTGAAGCCGAAGATTCAGGTGTCAAATCCTGAAGACCTTCCACGCAGCCGCAGCCTGCACATAGCTTTCCAGGCCCTGCACGCATTCCGCAAGGAGCAGGGGTGCCTACCTCAGCCCAGGGCGCAGGTGAGGCCCTATCCTGCCCCTTCCTAGCCTCCCTCTGGCCTGTCCTTGGTCCTGCTCTCTCCATGTGCTCATCCTCCTGCCACCTTATCTGGAGGCATCCTGTGCATGGGGCATCTCTCACCTACTTTGGCCCAGGGGGATGCCGAGCGGGTTCTGGAGCTGGCACGGAGCCTGGATGAGCAGCAAGGTCCCCTGGATGAGGATGTTGTACGAGCCTTTGCTAGCGTGAGCGCAGGGGACCTGAGTCCCATGGCTGCCTTCATGGGGGGCCTGGCAGCCCAGGAGGTGCTGAAGGTAAGTAGGGTGGGGAtggggccatgggggacctgctgcagacagcagaCAGGTCCCAGGTGAAGCTGGCAGAGGTTGTCTTGCTCGGCATGGCCATCCCACAGCCTTTGATGACCGCAAGAGGGCACATGCTGTCTGCTTAGGACTTTGCCAACCCGGAGGGAAGGGTCTGGGTCACCCATCTGGGGTACAGGGAAGGAGCCCAGCTGGGAGGCCAGAGCCCAGCTGCGAAGCAGGTTGCAGAGCTGGTGGGGTCCTGTTTTTGCCCAGGCTGCCTCGGGGAAATTTCTGCCACTGGATCAATGGCTCTATTTCGATGCCTTAGAGTTCCTGGACTTGGAGGGGGCTGCGCAGCTGACAGAGGAGGACTGTGCCCCGGTGAGAGCTAGCTGGTGCCTGAGCCTGTCCTGGCTGTGCCAGGTTGCTACCTGGATGCTGGAGACACTGCAGCCAGCCACACTCACTGCAGCTCATCTATCCCAACAGAGGGGTTCTCGCTATGATGGCCAGATCACGGTGTTTGGGGCAGACTTCCAAGAGAAGCTGGGCCACCAGAAATACTTTGTGGTAAGCAGGGGAGGCAGGGCCGCTGTGTGAGAAAGGCCTCCAGAGGCCTGCAAAGTGCTTGACCAGCACTGAGGGAGATGGCAAAAGCTCTGTCCTGGCAGGTGGGAGCTGGTGCCATTGGCTGTGAGCTGCTGAAAAGCTTTGCCATGATGGGGTTGGCTGCGGGGACAGGCGGGAACATCACGGTGGCCGACATGGACACCATCGCACGCTCTAACCTTCATCGGCAGTTCCTTTTCCACTCAGCGGATATATCGGTGAGCCACAGCCAGGCAAGAGCCAAAGCATCTGGCCCCATGCTCCTTCCTCAGGAGAACTCAGAAACTTTGCTGTCCATAGGGCCAGGGTGGGCTCCCTGGACAGGTTCTCCCTGGAGATCGGGGCTGGGGGCACCAGGAGGGGAACTGACTGTATCCTCGCTGCCCTCACAGAAGCCAAAGTCAGAGgtagcagctgcagctgtgagATGTATGAACCCTGACATCAAGGTGACAGCACACCAGAACCAGGTGGGGCCTGCCATGGAGCTGATCTACGGGGCTGACTTCTTCAAGCATCTGGATGGAGTTGCCAGTGCCCTGGACAACATGGAGACACGTGAGTGCTTGGGGCAAGTGGGAGCCAGGCGCACGATGGTGCTACTTGGCTGCAGGCAGTGTGTGCCACGCTTTGCATGGGTTTGGGTGGGCAGCTGCCACATGTAACTGTAGGGGGGAAGAGGAGTCTGGTGCTGTCCATCCAGGGCTGGGACCAAACCTGTCTCCACTCCATCTAGGCAAAAGTGCCTTTCTGGCTCCTGGACACTCCTTGCTCCCCACAGGTGCTtacttgcagagctgctgcctccgCTTCCTCAAGCCTCTGGTGGACTCAGGAATGGAGGGCACACGGGGGAATGTGCTTGCCATGGTGCCCCACCTGACCAACGCTTTGGGGCCTGCCAGTGACCCTGTGGACAAGACCTTCCCCCTTTGCACCCTGAGACACTTCCCCCAGACCATTGAGCACACGCTGCAGGTAGGGGGCCATGTTCAACTAGAGCCAAGGCTGGGCCCACAAGACATCTGTGCCCCCTGGCACTGATCGAGGAAGCCCCCGGCCTTTGTTTTTGCACAGGAAGCTGTTTCCCCCCCTCAAGCCCCAGACCCGCGCTGAGCTGTAAGGAGCTGCTGGCCACGGGCAGGATACAGGCCCCAGCTGTTTCCTGGCTGGAAGCCCAAGTCCAGCATGCGTTCCTGCTGAACAGTTTCCCCGCCCCATGCAGCTCCACCGCCTTCCTTAGGCTCAGACATGGCCTCTCCCTCCCTGGCATGAAGCCCAGGGCAGCTTGGGCTGGGGTTCCTGGGGACCATGGGGTGCTGTAGCCCCATGCATCAGCCCATGCGTCAGAGTGGACAGGGCTTAGGACCAGTTGTCCCTAATTAGAGGTGCTGAGCAGAGTCAAAAACCTGGATGCTCCTTTTGCAGGGGTTGGCAGGGACTAGCACGGTCTTGTGGGCTGCACTATAGAGCCACGTACTCGTCTGATGGGGCCACAGTGACCCCTGGGAAGCAAGATGTCCTCCGACAACCCAAAGTGCCAGTCCCAGCCTCTGCTGCCTATGTGCAGGGAGGTGCTGGGGTGAGCACCTGCAGCCCCATGTTCCACCCCTGCTTTCCCCTCCACAGTGGGCCCGCGATGAGTTTGAGGGGCTCTTCAGGCTGCCTGCAGAGAACGTCAACCGGTTCCTGGTGTGAGTGTGGGTGTCGGGAGCAGAGGCACACAGacagggcagggagcagagccagAGGAGGGACCATGGGTGCTGCCAGGGCactgctcgctgctgctgctggataTGTggctggggatggggacagggatgggggaCAGATTATTGTATCCTATTCGGGGTGCCCTGCTGGATTACTCCAGGGACACTAGCCAGGCCTGATCTTACTGCTGAGTCCCCATCAGCTGGGGCAAGATAATGCCTGTTCCTACTGGTGAGAGCTCTTTGGTGGGTCAACTCTGCCTGCTGTGAGTTGGGGATGTGCCCTGCAAAGGCTGGGGTGAAGGCTGGCCTCACGACCTTAGAACTATCTGGTTTCACAGAGACCCAACTTTTCTGGAGCACCTGGAGGCACCAAAGGCTCTGGAGGTCCTGGAGCAAGTGCAAAGGAGCTTACAGGAGAGGCCACGGGACTGGCAGGACTGTGTGCACTGGGCGCGCCAGCACTGGCAGAGCTGCTACCACAATGCCatctcccagctgctgctcaccTTCCCCCCAGAGCACGTGAGCCTGGCACCAAACAGGGCTGGGACCCTCCTGCACCCTCCCCCCTCTGCCAGCTGCCCCCTTGCCAGTGTGGCAGTGTCCTCAAGCCTgactctgcttttcctgtgccCAGGAAACCAGCCCAGGTGTTGCCTTCTGGTCAGGGGACAGGAGGTGTCCCCATCTGCTGACATTTGATCCCGATGATGTAAGTGCAGGATAGAGCTGTGGGGACTGGGGTTGTAGGCCTGGCACTCCATGGAGGACACTGCAGGCTGGGGGAAAGAGCCAGGCCCTAGATGGAATATGAGGGATGCTGGACCATAGCCACAGGCTGAATGGGGGCATCATGGGCCAAACTGATATGTGGCACCTGCTTCGTACTCTGACTTGCAGAGTCTTGGACCAGGGTCTGTCCCTGTTCCCTTGGTCTGTCAAGGCACTGCGGAGCTGCTGAGGAGATCCCATATATGTTCTGTGGCCAGAAGGAGGAGAGACATCTCTATCTCCCCCTCAGGGCAAGTCTGGGCTGCCCTACCTGGTTGTGGCAGCACAGGAGCAGACTCATAGGCTGCCCTGGAAAGGCATCCCATGGCCCTCACTGCCCTGACCTTCTCTGTACTCACAGGACACCCATGTGGCTTATGTCATGGCTGCTGCCCACCTCTTTGCTCAGACACACAAGGTTTTGGCTCGCAATGACAGGGCAGCTACTCAGGAGATCCTTCGCAACCTGGTCCTACCGCCCTTCACACCCCAGGAGGGGCTCAAGATCCACATCATGGAGGAAAGGCAGGAGGTCCAGGAGGCTGTGGGTAAGGCTTCCATTATAATTTGTTTCCTGGATGCCTGGATCTGCTATGGTAAGGCTCTGGACCAGGGAGCTCTGGGTCCAACCTGTTTCTAGCAGGGCTCTGGTGTTGCTAGTTCCTGGCCCATGAGCTGCTGTAGCCATTGGTCCCTGCCACCCTAGGGccccaggaggggagagcagatGGCCCTCATCCACCAAGTGCTATGCTCTGTGGAGGCCATGCTCTCCGCCACAATGTTGGTGCAGAGGTAACACACCTTTGTGCCTCCAGACCAAGGGCGCCTGGCAGAGCTCACCAAGGAGCTGGCACGGTGGAGAGGGGAACTGTTAGAAGCCGAGGAGACACAAATACCCATCATGGAGCCCATCCACTTTGAGAAGGTACCCagggctgggcaggcagcagcctaTCCACAGCCATGCTTGACTTGATGCACAGGGCTTGAGGTAGGCATGTGCCCAGTGCTGAGCGCTATTCCCAGCGtagaagctgctctgcagaactCACAGGGAAAGGCCGTGTTTGTCCTATGCATGGGCAGCCCTGTAACCCTGCCAGCTGTTTCTTAGCCAGGAGGCCAGGGACTGTTTTTGAGTCCTGGCCTATCTCCCTGCTGGGAGCGTGCTGTCCTTGAGCAGCCCATGGAGTCTTTGCTGGCTCTTTGGGGTCTCTAGTGGCTGTCAGTTCCTGCAGGGTGCTGATGTCCCTGTGTTCTTCCCCATAGGATGACAACTTCCACGTGGACTTTGTCACAGCCGCGTCCAACCTGCGTGCAGAGAACTATGGCATCGCCTGTGCTGACTGGCTCACGGTGAGGCCAAGGGCTGGGCTGCCTGTGGCCAAGCACAGGCCCCTGTAGCTTTCGGCAGGGTTTCGAGGGAGGCCTGGTCCTGTGCAGGGGCAGCTCGTGATGCCTACTTCTCCCTCAGAGCAAGCGGATTGTCGGACGAATCGTGCCTGCCATTGCCACTACCACGATGGCCGTGGCCGGCCTGGCGTGCCTGGAGATCTACAAGCTGGTGTGGGGGTGCCAGGA encodes:
- the TCTA gene encoding T-cell leukemia translocation-altered gene protein — translated: MAAAAGWEAPWRALGALGRELAAEWAAQDLRAALCQLLLLWLGLSLLGIRLAWRAYGGAVAALCYRPGPAGRNGGGGTADRPCPPPREGPAAEPVKTHRE
- the UBA7 gene encoding ubiquitin-like modifier-activating enzyme 7 isoform X2; the protein is MAGAEPAADDEGLYSRQLYVLGRSAMERLAGAAVLVVGLRGLGAEVAKALVLAGARAVTLHDTAAAGPADRASQFFLTDSNMGQNRAVASQRHLAELNSHVLVTAHTEELSENFLTSFQVVVLTDSPLEEQLRIGDFCHARGICFIVADVKGLAGQLFCDFGDHFVVHDPTDADPVRASVQHISQGNPGIVTCAAGEDGRGHLFSDGDVVTFSGVEGMIELNGQQPCPVRVLDAFRLEIGDTSSFSPYCCGGLVLQVHLPQEHSYEPLRTALVKPKIQVSNPEDLPRSRSLHIAFQALHAFRKEQGCLPQPRAQGDAERVLELARSLDEQQGPLDEDVVRAFASVSAGDLSPMAAFMGGLAAQEVLKAASGKFLPLDQWLYFDALEFLDLEGAAQLTEEDCAPRGSRYDGQITVFGADFQEKLGHQKYFVVGAGAIGCELLKSFAMMGLAAGTGGNITVADMDTIARSNLHRQFLFHSADISKPKSEVAAAAVRCMNPDIKVTAHQNQVGPAMELIYGADFFKHLDGVASALDNMETRAYLQSCCLRFLKPLVDSGMEGTRGNVLAMVPHLTNALGPASDPVDKTFPLCTLRHFPQTIEHTLQWARDEFEGLFRLPAENVNRFLVDPTFLEHLEAPKALEVLEQVQRSLQERPRDWQDCVHWARQHWQSCYHNAISQLLLTFPPEHETSPGVAFWSGDRRCPHLLTFDPDDDTHVAYVMAAAHLFAQTHKVLARNDRAATQEILRNLVLPPFTPQEGLKIHIMEERQEVQEAVDQGRLAELTKELARWRGELLEAEETQIPIMEPIHFEKDDNFHVDFVTAASNLRAENYGIACADWLTSKRIVGRIVPAIATTTMAVAGLACLEIYKLVWGCQDRSCYRNSNLCLSDSLLLRVQPLPPSTYRYGQKEWSCWDRLEVQGIGADGQEMTVRELLDWLRRVHGLAVTMLLHGYTVLYNREQNEETRAQQQAKKLSESLEGAGEPRPRELELQYVCEGEEDQDEDSCPRLLCYLP
- the UBA7 gene encoding ubiquitin-like modifier-activating enzyme 7 isoform X1 — its product is MAGAEPAADDEGLYSRQLYVLGRSAMERLAGAAVLVVGLRGLGAEVAKALVLAGARAVTLHDTAAAGPADRASQFFLTDSNMGQNRAVASQRHLAELNSHVLVTAHTEELSENFLTSFQVVVLTDSPLEEQLRIGDFCHARGICFIVADVKGLAGQLFCDFGDHFVVHDPTDADPVRASVQHISQGNPGIVTCAAGEDGRGHLFSDGDVVTFSGVEGMIELNGQQPCPVRVLDAFRLEIGDTSSFSPYCCGGLVLQVHLPQEHSYEPLRTALVKPKIQVSNPEDLPRSRSLHIAFQALHAFRKEQGCLPQPRAQGDAERVLELARSLDEQQGPLDEDVVRAFASVSAGDLSPMAAFMGGLAAQEVLKAASGKFLPLDQWLYFDALEFLDLEGAAQLTEEDCAPRGSRYDGQITVFGADFQEKLGHQKYFVVGAGAIGCELLKSFAMMGLAAGTGGNITVADMDTIARSNLHRQFLFHSADISKPKSEVAAAAVRCMNPDIKVTAHQNQVGPAMELIYGADFFKHLDGVASALDNMETRAYLQSCCLRFLKPLVDSGMEGTRGNVLAMVPHLTNALGPASDPVDKTFPLCTLRHFPQTIEHTLQWARDEFEGLFRLPAENVNRFLVDPTFLEHLEAPKALEVLEQVQRSLQERPRDWQDCVHWARQHWQSCYHNAISQLLLTFPPEHETSPGVAFWSGDRRCPHLLTFDPDDSLGPGSVPVPLVCQGTAELLRRSHICSVARRRRDISISPSGTPMWLMSWLLPTSLLRHTRFWLAMTGQLLRRSFATWSYRPSHPRRGSRSTSWRKGRRSRRLWDDNFHVDFVTAASNLRAENYGIACADWLTSKRIVGRIVPAIATTTMAVAGLACLEIYKLVWGCQDRSCYRNSNLCLSDSLLLRVQPLPPSTYRYGQKEWSCWDRLEVQGIGADGQEMTVRELLDWLRRVHGLAVTMLLHGYTVLYNREQNEETRAQQQAKKLSESLEGAGEPRPRELELQYVCEGEEDQDEDSCPRLLCYLP
- the UBA7 gene encoding ubiquitin-like modifier-activating enzyme 7 isoform X3, which translates into the protein MAGAEPAADDEGLYSRQLYVLGRSAMERLAGAAVLVVGLRGLGAEVAKALVLAGARAVTLHDTAAAGPADRASQFFLTDSNMGQNRAVASQRHLAELNSHVLVTAHTEELSENFLTSFQVVVLTDSPLEEQLRIGDFCHARGICFIVADVKGLAGQLFCDFGDHFVVHDPTDADPVRASVQHISQGNPGIVTCAAGEDGRGHLFSDGDVVTFSGVEGMIELNGQQPCPVRVLDAFRLEIGDTSSFSPYCCGGLVLQVHLPQEHSYEPLRTALVKPKIQVSNPEDLPRSRSLHIAFQALHAFRKEQGCLPQPRAQGDAERVLELARSLDEQQGPLDEDVVRAFASVSAGDLSPMAAFMGGLAAQEVLKAASGKFLPLDQWLYFDALEFLDLEGAAQLTEEDCAPRGSRYDGQITVFGADFQEKLGHQKYFVVGAGAIGCELLKSFAMMGLAAGTGGNITVADMDTIARSNLHRQFLFHSADISKPKSEVAAAAVRCMNPDIKVTAHQNQVGPAMELIYGADFFKHLDGVASALDNMETRAYLQSCCLRFLKPLVDSGMEGTRGNVLAMVPHLTNALGPASDPVDKTFPLCTLRHFPQTIEHTLQWARDEFEGLFRLPAENVNRFLVDPTFLEHLEAPKALEVLEQVQRSLQERPRDWQDCVHWARQHWQSCYHNAISQLLLTFPPEHETSPGVAFWSGDRRCPHLLTFDPDDSLGPGSVPVPLVCQGTAELLRRSHICSVARRRRDISISPSGTPMWLMSWLLPTSLLRHTRFWLAMTGQLLRRSFATWSYRPSHPRRGSRSTSWRKGRRSRRLWDDNFHVDFVTAASNLRAENYGIACADWLTSKRIVGRIVPAIATTTMAVAGLACLEIYKLVWGCQDRSCYRNSNLCLSDSLLLRVQPLPPSTYRYGQKEWSCWDRLEVQGIGADGQEMTVRELLDWLRAFREPGGCWGAAAPGTGAAIRVRGRRGSRRGLLSPSPLLPALSLEWDTRMAMPEAAGPSCPLGPHCTCCPW